Below is a genomic region from Polyangia bacterium.
GTGGCCTACGTCGACGTCCACGATCCGGGTAGCGGCACGCAGTTCCGCTTCTACGATTTCGAATACGCCCTGGCCACCCAGATGGACGGCCGCCCCGTTGACGACATCGTCGGCTGGGCGGCGTCGAGTTATGGCATGGAGCTGACCCCGGAGGGCATCGAAGAGTTTTCGCGCCAGTTGTCGGGGTTGGGATTCCTGGAGACGCCCGCTGGCGACGAAGGTGCCGCCGCCGCGGACGACGAGTCGTCTCAGACGGTCAGCCACCTGGTCAACGAAGCGGTCAGCCAGGTCGCGGTGCTGCCGACCCGACGTGACCGTGGCGACGAAGGGCCGGCCGGCTTCGGCGATTTCTCGCCGCGGGACGTTCTGGGCGCCGATGAGACCACCGCTGACGCCGAGTGGCGCGCCACCGACGGGGAACGGACGGTCAGCGGCGATCCCCTTTCCGACCTCTTCGCCGGCCGCGAATCGGCGCGGCCAACACCGGCGCCATCAGAAACGTTTGAGTCGCCACCAGCGGCGCCTGCCCAAGAGGCGGTCAACGAATTCAACGACAGCGAAGCCACCAGTCACTGGGTGCCGCCATTCGCTTCCGACCAGAAACGCGAGCCGTCGCACTGGGCGGCGGATCTGAACGACGATCTGCCGCCGGCCAGCGCGCCGCCGTCGCCGAACCCGACCCTCCCCGCGGATTTGCCGCCGGCCAGCGAGACCCTGCTTGGTTTCGGCGCCGCCGCGCTGGGCCCGCCGGGCGAGCCGTTCGGCAAGTCCGCTTCGCGCCGCGGCCGCCCGATGGGGCCGCTGACCCCTACACCGGTCGCGGTTTCGGCGACGTCGCTGGCCACGCCGCCACCGCGCCGAATGGAAACTGCCTGGTCGCCGTTGCCGACACCACCACCGTCGCTGACGCCGTCGCCGTCACTGACGCCGTCGCCGACGCCGCCGCCCATTGTGCCGCTGCCGCCAGCCACGATGCCGGTCTTGCCGTTCGAACGCCGCCAGCCGCCCGCGCCAGAAGAGGTGGTGATGTCCGCGTTCCAGCACAGCGCCGCGGCCGCGGAGGCGAACCTGAACGCCAGCGCGAACGCGCCGCCGCGGGTACAGTTCCGCGCTCCCATCGAGCCGCCGCGTTCGTCACGCGGTCCGAAGATCGCCGTGGTGATCATGCTGATCTTGGCCGCCGCCGCCGGGATCGCTTACTACCTGTGGACCAGCAGCGTGGCGGCCGCTGCCGTCAAGCACGTGCGTGTGCTGTCGCCCAAGCCAGCCGCTGTTTACCGCTGGTTCGACAGCACCGGTCGAGTGGCCGGTGGCGAACTGCGCACCTTGGCCTTCGAAGGCGGCGGGCGGGTCACGGACGTGCTGCCGGCTGGTTCATCATTTTCAGCCGGCGAGATCATCGCCCGGCTGCAGGGCGCGGCGCTGGGCGAGACCGAAGTCAGCCACCACCGCGCGCGGCTACTATTTTACCAGCAGATGCGCGACAGCATGCGCGCCGCCAACAACGTGCCCGAGCTGCGCCAGGCGGAGATCAAGATCGGTATCAAGACCGGTCTGCTGGCCGAGGCCGAGGCGTGGCTGACGCCGAGGGTGATCCGTCCCGCCGAGTCAGGTCAGGTGATCGAGGTGCTGGTGAAGCCCGGCGACACAGTCGGTCCGCACATGGCGGCGCTGAAGATCAACCCTGGGCGCCTGCGCGGCGAATTCATCTTTTCGGCGGCGGACGCGGCGACCGCGCGGGCGCTGTCCTTCTGTCGCGTCGAGGTGATCGGCCAAGCGCCCACCGCCTCGATCACGCTGGCGCGCAAAGGCGAGGAAGCCAGCGCCGCCGATTCGGGGCCGCCGCAGGCCGGGGCTTCCGCCCGCTTTGTCGACTGCCAACAAAAGGCGGCGATTGCCGAGGCCGTCGCCCCGGTCGTCGGCGAGCCTGTGTTCTCGGTCGAACTGCCTCCTGGCGCGGCGGTCAGCGTGGGCCAGCCTTTGCGTCTGGCGCGCGCCCGCTTTGACGGCGTCTTTCCCATCCCGCGCGCCGCCGTCCTGCGCTCTGCCGACAGCGACCGCGTCTTCGTCGCCACCGCTGGCGGAATCGCCGAAGCGCGCGCCATCACCTTGGCCGACACGAACGGCGCGGATGTCTTGATCACGCAAGGTCTCGACGTTGGCGACGCGGTAATCGTCGACGGGCCGGTCGATCTGCGGGACGGCGCGCGCATCGTTGTTGATCGCTAAGAGGCTGTCGCTGAATTTGCCGCGCTCTTCCAGTAGCGCACACCTGCCTCGCCTCAATCAGCGTAACCAGCCGCCTGCAACCGAAACAAATGTGCATAACGACCGTCGCGCGCCAGCAGTTCGGCGTGCGAGCCCATCTCTTCGATCTGGCCGTTCTTCAAAACGACGATGCGGCCGGCCAGGCGCACGGTGGCCATCCGGTGGCTGATCAAGATGGCGGTGCGGCCGCGGGCCAGGGCGGCGAAGCGTTTCCACATCTCGTGTTCGGCCTCGGCGTCCAGCGACGCCGTCGGCTCGTCGAGGATCAGCACCTCGGCGTCGCGCATGAACGCGCGGGAGGTGGCGATTTTTTGCCACTGTCCGACGGACAGCTCGTGGCCGGCCTCGAAGTATCCGCCCAGCATGGTGTCCAGTTGTTGCGGCAAGGCCTGCACCACGGCGTCTGCGCCGCCGGCGCGGGCGGCGGCTTGGATGCGCGGACGATCGCCCAGGGCCGGCACCCAGCCAAGGCCGATGTTCTCGGCGGCGGTGAACTGATAGCGGACGAAGTCTTGAAATACAGCGCCGATGCGGCGGCGCAGTTCGTCGCCGTTCAGGTCGCGCAGGTTCGTGCCGCCGTAGAAGATGGCGCCTTCGGTCGGTTCGTAAAGGCGCATCAGCAGGTGAATCAGCGTCGATTTGCCGGCGCCGTTGTCCCCGCACAGCGCCACCACTTCGCCCGGCGCGATGGTGAGATCGACGTGGCGCAGGGCCCACGCTTCTTTGCCAGGATAGCGAAACGAGACGTCACGGAATTCGATCGCCTGGGGTTGCGGCAGCGCCGCCGTCGGCGGTGCGTCGGTCGCCGCCAGCGCCGGCGCAGGCTCGCCGCCGAGATCCAGATAGGCGAACAGGTTCGACATGAACAAGGCGTCCTCATAAAGACCGCCCAGCGCGCCCAGCAAGGATTGAAACGCGCCTTGTCCCTGACGAAAGACCATCACGTACAACGTCAGATCGCCAAGCGAGATGGCCGCCCGCGCCGCGCGCCCGGCCGCCCAGCCGTAACAGGCGTAAAAAGCGCCCAGACTGAGCAGCGTCAGGGCCAACCCGAAGGCGAACCGCCTGAAGGCCAGGGCGCGGTCCTCGCGATAGAACTTGTCGAACAGCGTGCGATAGCGCTCGAGCACCAGCGGTCCCAGGGCGAAGAGCTTGACCTCTTTGACGTGCGTGTCGCGGGTGAGCAGCCATTCCAGGTAATTGAGACGGCGGGCCTCGGGCGCGCGCCAGCTGTAAAGACGAAAGCTCTCGTTCGACAGGCGCGCCTCGCTGATGAACGCGGGAATGGAAGCCAGCGCCAGCACCACCACCGACGCCGGCGACAGGCGCGCCAGCAGGAAGGCATAGCTGCCCAGCGAGATGGCGCTCTGGGCGATGCCCAACAAGCCCAGCACCATCGACAGCGGGCGCGACGAGGCCTCGCGCCGGGCCCGTTGCATCTTGTCGTAGAAGGCAGCGTCTTCGAAGTGGCGCAGCTCCAGCGTCAGCGCCTTCTCCAGAATGTCGACGTTGATGCGGTTGCCGAGCTGGGCGCGCAAAAGCTCGCGCACCAGCGTCGATAGCCGGGTCAGCAGCGTCGACGCCGCCATCAGCAGCAATTCCAGAAGCACCAGGCGCGTCGCCTTTCCCGGGTCGTGCGTTCCCGAGGCGCGCGCCGCGGTCACCACCGCGTCGATGATCAGCTTGCCCACCCAGGCGATGGCGGCCGGCAAGATCCCGCCGGCCACCGCCAGCGCCGCCACCGCGATGGTGAGCGCGCGGTTGGTCTGCCAGAGAATGCGAAACGTGCGTCGCACGTGGGGCAGCAAGCGCAGCGTTTCGCGCAGGCGTTCACCCAGCGGTGGTCGGGGCGCAGGCGGCGATGACGCCATCTCAGGCTCTGTTCTGGATCAAATTCCGATCCGCTGCAGCGACAGCAGCGGCCGGGTGGCATCGGCCTCCCCGTCGCCGCCGAGATCCACCACGCAATCGATGGCCCAGTCTTCGTCGCCGGCGGGATCGATGATCCGCTGCTGGGCGCGCCAGCGCCGATCACCAAGCGGGGCGATGACCGTGTTGCTGGGCCGGCGCGCCGCTGGGGTGGTGACGATGCTGGCATGCGCGGCCCAGTACGCGGCCAGCGCGGCGGCCAGGCGATCCTCGGTCCACGGCTGGCCGTCGTCGGGCGCGGCGGGCGCCAGGCAGGCCAGCGCGCCGGCGTAGTCGCGCGCAGACAGCGCTTTCAACAAGGCGTGCAATTCGGCTCGCACCCGCGCGGCCAGCGCTTTCGGATCGGCGGCCAGATCGCGTGGGCGATCGGCGATGGGCGATTCGTGCACCACCATCGCGCGCCGGCCGCTGGGATCTTTCAGGTT
It encodes:
- a CDS encoding ABC transporter ATP-binding protein gives rise to the protein MASSPPAPRPPLGERLRETLRLLPHVRRTFRILWQTNRALTIAVAALAVAGGILPAAIAWVGKLIIDAVVTAARASGTHDPGKATRLVLLELLLMAASTLLTRLSTLVRELLRAQLGNRINVDILEKALTLELRHFEDAAFYDKMQRARREASSRPLSMVLGLLGIAQSAISLGSYAFLLARLSPASVVVLALASIPAFISEARLSNESFRLYSWRAPEARRLNYLEWLLTRDTHVKEVKLFALGPLVLERYRTLFDKFYREDRALAFRRFAFGLALTLLSLGAFYACYGWAAGRAARAAISLGDLTLYVMVFRQGQGAFQSLLGALGGLYEDALFMSNLFAYLDLGGEPAPALAATDAPPTAALPQPQAIEFRDVSFRYPGKEAWALRHVDLTIAPGEVVALCGDNGAGKSTLIHLLMRLYEPTEGAIFYGGTNLRDLNGDELRRRIGAVFQDFVRYQFTAAENIGLGWVPALGDRPRIQAAARAGGADAVVQALPQQLDTMLGGYFEAGHELSVGQWQKIATSRAFMRDAEVLILDEPTASLDAEAEHEMWKRFAALARGRTAILISHRMATVRLAGRIVVLKNGQIEEMGSHAELLARDGRYAHLFRLQAAGYAD